The region CGCAGTAGGCTGAGCCCAAGGAGCTGTGCCCCAACATATCCTCGCTGTATTATGCCAACCTGGCGGGTATCATTCATCGTCGCTATCATCCTCCAGTTCCATCTCTGCATCCGAGTcgctctcttcttctttcttctcctcttcccttgGCCGTTTTGTCCCGCGCGTTTCAGCAGCGGCGTCAGGCATGGCATGATCAGACGCGGATGGCTTGGGGGGAAGACCGCGGGAGGTCACATTTGCAGACGCCCCTGGTAGAGGAGCGTTGAAGATGCTCTGCTGGAGGTCGGTAACCTCGACCTGGGCTGCCGTCGAAGCTGCAGGTGGTTTGAAAGTACCGTCGAGCTTGGCGATGATGTTGGACTTGGACTTTGCATAGGAGATTTTCTGTTTCGAGTTAGTATATACCCAAAAATGAAAGACAAGAACTACCTACCAGCTCCCGTCCAAAAAACTCGAACCCATTCAACGACCGCATGGCCTGCGTGGCCGTCTGAATATCTTTGTACACGATGTGAGCCTGGCCGCGCATCTTCATTGTCTTGAGCGCCACCACATCTAATACGGCACCATATGTCGAGAATAGCATGTAGAGTGCTGTCCTAAGGTCCTCCTTCTGAATCTTGTTGGATGGGAGGTTCGTGACATAGAGGGTTTGGTTTGGCGGCACTGAAGCGACCTTGGCTGGGAGGCCAGGAGGGAGTGCGCGTGTAGCCATCGTCGGTTTTCAGTATTTGTAGCTTCTTGTGCTTCGGAAACAACACAAGTATCGGGGTTGTCTGAATTGGCGCAAACAATTCGCGATTTGTGGACGGAGGCACTgaaggtgttgttgatattTAAGTCGATGGATGCATTAAAGGTGACCTGAAATTTGGAGGCGCCAGACACCAAACACCAGAATCCTACGCGCCACCCCTAGGCGTGTGGCTAGCCATTGGTCAGGGCGCCTC is a window of Podospora pseudopauciseta strain CBS 411.78 chromosome 1, whole genome shotgun sequence DNA encoding:
- a CDS encoding hypothetical protein (COG:A; EggNog:ENOG503P2RV) produces the protein MATRALPPGLPAKVASVPPNQTLYVTNLPSNKIQKEDLRTALYMLFSTYGAVLDVVALKTMKMRGQAHIVYKDIQTATQAMRSLNGFEFFGRELKISYAKSKSNIIAKLDGTFKPPAASTAAQVEVTDLQQSIFNAPLPGASANVTSRGLPPKPSASDHAMPDAAAETRGTKRPREEEKKEEESDSDAEMELEDDSDDE